One Mycobacterium sp. SMC-4 DNA window includes the following coding sequences:
- a CDS encoding C4-dicarboxylate transporter, with the protein MFIRNPVRTENVNAVVGGQTVRAPQPRVSSLTRFFCHVSPSLFASVMGTGIVAALAVRFEEFWPAFRGFGTAVWLLAGLWLLILSLALAGHWILHRCEAVSIGRNAAVLPFYGTVPMAILTVGAGTLLYGDAVFGPAACWIAGLLWTLGTLLGIATAIGVPVIAVLSAHPAEDFTLPCWMLPVVPPMVSAATGAGLLEHIDSPHLRLAMLTLCYGLFGMALILALLTLAMIYNRLMRIGAPAATALPTIWIPLGVIGQSIAAANLLGVQEISLNVAGSVTSAVLQTVGIGFGVVMLGFTLFWILFAAALTAQATVIQAPFSLSWWSVVFPIGAVTLGLSALAEAANFPVLQFLSLGLYVTLVVIWLAVASRSVAGRHMAWWRTQNA; encoded by the coding sequence ACGCAACCCCGTGCGTACCGAAAATGTGAACGCCGTCGTCGGGGGCCAGACCGTGCGTGCACCGCAGCCACGCGTGTCATCGCTCACCCGCTTCTTCTGCCACGTCTCGCCCAGCCTCTTCGCCTCCGTGATGGGCACAGGTATCGTCGCCGCGCTCGCAGTCCGTTTCGAGGAGTTCTGGCCGGCCTTCCGTGGATTTGGAACAGCCGTCTGGTTGCTCGCGGGACTTTGGCTGCTGATCCTGTCACTAGCTCTGGCCGGCCATTGGATCCTGCACCGTTGCGAAGCTGTGTCGATCGGACGCAACGCGGCGGTTCTGCCGTTCTACGGCACGGTGCCGATGGCGATCCTCACGGTCGGCGCGGGCACGCTCCTCTACGGCGACGCAGTATTCGGCCCCGCCGCCTGCTGGATCGCTGGCCTCCTGTGGACGCTGGGGACTTTGCTGGGGATCGCCACCGCTATCGGCGTTCCTGTGATAGCGGTGCTGTCCGCCCATCCCGCAGAAGACTTCACCCTGCCCTGCTGGATGCTGCCTGTGGTCCCTCCCATGGTCTCGGCAGCCACCGGCGCCGGCCTGCTCGAGCACATCGACTCTCCGCACCTGAGGCTCGCCATGCTCACGTTGTGTTATGGCCTGTTTGGAATGGCGTTGATCCTCGCGCTCTTGACGCTGGCCATGATCTACAACCGTTTGATGCGCATCGGCGCCCCGGCTGCCACAGCTTTACCAACAATCTGGATCCCACTAGGTGTCATCGGGCAGTCCATAGCTGCAGCGAATCTACTCGGCGTCCAGGAAATTTCCCTGAACGTTGCGGGCAGCGTCACATCGGCAGTGTTACAGACCGTGGGTATCGGATTCGGAGTGGTGATGTTAGGTTTCACGCTCTTTTGGATTCTCTTCGCCGCGGCACTGACCGCCCAAGCGACCGTGATACAGGCACCATTTTCGCTGAGTTGGTGGAGCGTGGTGTTTCCCATCGGCGCTGTCACACTCGGACTTTCTGCATTGGCTGAAGCAGCCAATTTTCCTGTTCTCCAGTTTCTTTCGCTTGGTCTCTATGTGACGCTGGTCGTGATCTGGCTAGCGGTCGCCTCCCGATCCGTCGCCGGACGTCACATGGCCTGGTGGCGCACTCAGAACGCGTAA
- a CDS encoding class I SAM-dependent methyltransferase yields MTEKVRVDLHGAPVTMLATLYAKALDAEAPTSILHDTWAVEVVDRIDYDWAATTMTQRNSPSVTLRSAHFDGWTRQFLAAHPEAVVVHLGCGLDSRFWRTQPRQGVDWFDVDFPEVAELRQKLYPATAGNHVIAASVTDPGLLDRVPADRPTLVLAEGLSMYLTRDDGLRLLRSVVQRFPSGEIQFDAFSRLGITTQWANSVVRRSGATLSWGIDRPADILDSVPKLLLLQWVPVFERTVFAAAPPRYRRLAVVLNRVPLMRTIAQFHRYAF; encoded by the coding sequence ATGACCGAAAAAGTACGCGTGGACCTGCACGGCGCCCCGGTGACCATGCTCGCGACGCTGTACGCCAAGGCGCTCGACGCCGAAGCGCCGACCTCGATCCTGCACGACACCTGGGCCGTCGAGGTGGTCGACCGCATCGACTACGACTGGGCTGCCACCACGATGACCCAGCGCAACTCGCCGTCGGTCACGCTGCGGTCGGCCCACTTCGACGGCTGGACCCGGCAGTTCCTGGCCGCGCACCCCGAAGCCGTCGTCGTTCACCTGGGGTGTGGGCTGGACAGCCGGTTCTGGCGTACCCAACCCCGACAGGGTGTCGACTGGTTCGATGTCGACTTCCCCGAAGTCGCCGAGTTGCGACAGAAGCTGTATCCGGCCACAGCAGGCAACCACGTCATCGCCGCATCGGTGACCGACCCGGGCCTGCTCGACCGGGTACCCGCGGACCGGCCGACACTGGTGCTGGCCGAAGGGCTGAGCATGTACCTGACCCGCGATGACGGGCTGCGGTTGCTGCGCAGCGTGGTGCAGCGATTCCCCAGCGGCGAAATACAATTCGACGCGTTCAGCCGGCTCGGGATCACCACGCAGTGGGCCAACTCGGTGGTACGTCGCTCGGGAGCAACACTGTCCTGGGGAATCGACCGCCCCGCTGATATCCTTGATTCCGTGCCGAAACTTCTTCTGCTGCAGTGGGTTCCGGTGTTCGAGCGGACTGTTTTCGCCGCGGCCCCGCCCCGGTACCGGCGGCTGGCGGTGGTGCTGAACCGGGTACCGCTGATGCGCACGATTGCGCAATTCCATCGTTACGCGTTCTGA